A single genomic interval of Corvus cornix cornix isolate S_Up_H32 chromosome 1, ASM73873v5, whole genome shotgun sequence harbors:
- the LOC104687073 gene encoding apovitellenin-1-like: protein MLQSRALVIALILLLSTTLPEVQSKSIFEKDRRDLLAIPEAIASYFYEAVNKVSPKISQFLLDTVQSPSVVAARQRFAKEAARVSIMFEQLIEKIKNLWYTRVLGY from the exons ATGCTGCAATCCAGGGCATTGGTGATAGCTCTGATCCTGCTCCTTAGCACCACTCTCCCCG aagtgCAGTCAAAGTCCATCTTTGAGAAAGACCGTCGTGACTTGCTGGCCATCCCTGAGGCTATTGCATCTTACTTCTATGAAGCTGTGAACAAGGTGTCCCCTAAAATCAGTCAGTTCTTGCTGGATACTGTCCAGAGTCCATCAGTTGTTGCGGCCAG ACAGAGATTCGCCAAAGAAGCAGCTAGAGTCAGTATAATGTTCGAACAGCtgattgaaaaaataaagaacctGTGGTACACAAGAGTCCTAGGCTATTAG